The proteins below come from a single Mauremys reevesii isolate NIE-2019 linkage group 6, ASM1616193v1, whole genome shotgun sequence genomic window:
- the MTX3 gene encoding metaxin-3 isoform X3 yields MHPAALAAMSLRCRGSLLVPTPWPVSGAGGRAQAVLGGCKAYVRFSGAPVKVNAIDNSWRAPKGDVPVLISEDTVIAQPAKILNFLRKQKYNADYELSAKQGADTLAYIALLEEKLLPAVLHTFWVEAENYCTVTKPWFASRIPFPLSLYLPGKMSREALNRILLTRGEPPLYSLSEVEARIYRDAKECLNLLSNRLGTSQFFFGNTPTTLDAFVFGFLAPLYKVHFPRVQLQEHLKQLSNLCRFCDDILSGYFRLNITDGRQPS; encoded by the exons ATGCACCCGGCTGCACTAGCAGCCATGTCTCTGCGGTGCAGAGGGTCTCTCCTTGTTCCCACCCCGTGGCCGGTCTCCGGAGCGGGAGGCCGGGCGCAGGCTGTgttgggagggtgcaag GCTTATGTCAGATTTTCTGGTGCTCCAGTGAAAGTGAATGCTATTGATAACTCATGGAGAGCTCCAAAAG GAGATGTGCCAGTGTTGATATCAGAAGACACAGTTATTGCTCAGCCAGCAAAAATACTAAACTTCTTAAGAAAACAG AAGTACAATGCTGATTATGAACTATCTGCAAAACAAGGAGCTGACACACTGGCATACATTGCACTACTTGAAGAAAAACTGCTTCCTGCTGTG CTGCACACATTCTGGGTCGAGGCTGAAAATTACTGTACTGTGACAAAGCCGTGGTTTGCTTCAAGGATTCCGTTTCCATTGAGTTTGTATCTACCTGGGAAGATGTCCAGGGAAGCACTTAACAGGATCCTGCTGACGAGGGGAGAGCCTCCACTTTACAGTTTGAGTGAAGTAGAAGCACGG ATATACAGAGATGCCAAGGAGTGCCTAAATCTTCTATCAAACAGATTGGGAACATCTCAGTTTTTCTTTGGAAATAC GCCTACAACCTTAGATGCCTTTGTATTTGGTTTTCTCGCACCTCTTTATAAAGTGCACTTCCCTAGAGTCCAATTACAAGAGCACTTGAAACAGCTTTCCAACCTGTGTCGCTTCTGTGATGACATCCTGAGTGGCTACTTTAGACTTAACATTACAG